In Lacrimispora indolis DSM 755, a genomic segment contains:
- a CDS encoding PTS mannose/fructose/sorbose/N-acetylgalactosamine transporter subunit IIC has translation MSVLMLAVCMGFYYWFCRLRFGYTFSSMLLQPVVIGVFVGLLTGNMPLAMKIGAGLQLVYLGVTSTPGGNVPSDPALAGCIAIPLGVMSNMTPEVAIALAIPFGVIGVFVDQLRRTTNAVWVHMADRYAEKADTKGILRAAFLYPAIAGLIIRFPIVFAIDYFGVTAVEQLITILPRWLMHSFEIMGGILPALGFAITLSVIGKKALVPFFIVGFFAVMYLKLDTMAVAIFATCMALLLGLFQLKEEAV, from the coding sequence ATGAGTGTGTTGATGTTAGCTGTATGTATGGGGTTCTATTACTGGTTCTGCCGTTTGAGATTTGGGTACACCTTTTCTTCCATGCTGCTTCAGCCGGTAGTGATCGGGGTTTTTGTAGGCTTGCTCACCGGAAATATGCCTTTGGCCATGAAGATCGGGGCAGGGCTTCAGCTGGTTTATCTGGGAGTTACGTCCACGCCGGGAGGCAATGTTCCAAGTGATCCGGCCCTTGCAGGCTGTATTGCCATTCCTTTGGGGGTCATGTCCAATATGACGCCGGAGGTTGCCATTGCCCTGGCAATTCCCTTTGGTGTTATCGGCGTATTTGTAGACCAGTTAAGAAGGACTACCAATGCGGTTTGGGTACATATGGCGGACCGTTATGCAGAGAAGGCGGATACAAAAGGGATTTTGAGGGCGGCTTTTCTCTATCCCGCCATTGCAGGCCTGATCATCCGTTTTCCAATCGTATTTGCCATTGACTATTTCGGCGTAACAGCCGTGGAACAGCTGATCACCATCCTTCCCCGGTGGCTCATGCATTCCTTTGAGATCATGGGAGGCATCCTTCCGGCTCTCGGCTTTGCCATCACCCTGTCGGTCATCGGGAAAAAGGCACTGGTGCCGTTCTTTATCGTTGGATTCTTTGCAGTCATGTATTTGAAGCTTGACACCATGGCAGTGGCGATCTTTGCCACCTGCATGGCATTGCTTTTAGGTTTATTCCAGTTAAAGGAGGAGGCAGTTTAA
- a CDS encoding PTS system mannose/fructose/N-acetylgalactosamine-transporter subunit IIB: MAEIVLCRIDSRLIHGQVMTKWVNQSQANKIVVVSDSLAADEFMLEIYLMSAPAGVKVECYSKADAVKNWKENQFGNGRVLLLLPDLGSMKEVYEGGIEVTDIQVGGLGGAPNRKVVFQNITLDDEDVKKLVYLQEAGVKIIFQTIPEDVPQNLDGILKKYNN, translated from the coding sequence ATGGCAGAAATCGTATTATGCAGGATCGACAGCAGGCTGATTCACGGACAGGTCATGACAAAATGGGTCAACCAGTCCCAGGCAAATAAAATTGTTGTGGTCAGCGACAGCCTTGCAGCTGATGAATTCATGCTGGAGATTTACTTAATGTCCGCTCCTGCAGGGGTTAAGGTAGAATGCTACAGCAAGGCGGATGCAGTTAAAAACTGGAAGGAAAACCAGTTTGGAAACGGACGGGTCCTTTTGCTACTTCCTGATCTGGGAAGCATGAAGGAAGTATATGAAGGAGGGATTGAAGTTACGGACATTCAGGTGGGAGGCCTTGGGGGAGCGCCTAACCGTAAGGTGGTATTTCAGAATATCACCTTGGATGATGAGGATGTGAAAAAGCTGGTTTATCTTCAGGAAGCGGGTGTGAAGATCATCTTCCAGACCATTCCGGAGGATGTTCCTCAAAATTTGGATGGGATATTGAAAAAATACAATAACTAA
- a CDS encoding PTS sugar transporter subunit IIA, with protein MEKPQILLLTHGGWGMALTESLKMIMGSVDFVHEIPLTPEVTFAEYYALVESYAAGMPEGSLILTDVFGGTTTNAGAKIGKERNIKVISGLNAPLMIEACTQIQYTGTCNFDVVLKQGQASVMDVVSQIMESMERKEN; from the coding sequence ATGGAAAAGCCGCAGATATTGCTTTTGACCCACGGAGGCTGGGGAATGGCGCTGACGGAGAGCCTTAAGATGATTATGGGAAGCGTGGATTTTGTCCATGAGATCCCGTTAACACCGGAAGTGACGTTTGCCGAATATTACGCCCTTGTGGAGAGTTACGCAGCCGGGATGCCGGAGGGATCTTTGATCCTTACTGACGTTTTTGGAGGAACCACTACCAATGCAGGTGCAAAAATCGGAAAAGAGCGGAACATTAAGGTGATTTCAGGCCTTAATGCACCTCTTATGATTGAGGCCTGCACACAGATCCAGTACACGGGGACTTGTAACTTTGATGTGGTATTAAAACAGGGACAGGCTTCGGTCATGGACGTGGTGAGTCAGATCATGGAATCCATGGAAAGAAAGGAGAATTAG
- a CDS encoding MurR/RpiR family transcriptional regulator: MTENYELFTLMARIDGMSNQFTKTDWKIVQYIKKSTAKFIELSAQELAKEIGTSDASIIRFAQKVGYSGLNELKYTMQKEIDKSSSSVNHSDYSTLLNDNKMLLDSLFNLTNPSDINHARELMLKSQRIFIVGLNFNQNVAEIIAHKFMTIGLTVQALTNYDTLKLYQSLSRESDLFITISLSGNHKQLSSILADFKKNGSSILLVTNYEKSLCSPYANITLLVPKTDLLHSSNTISREILILVLFDMLFHNFLTEDVKSFQAFQKAASYSKLSAADDTRDGLRKLMDLL, translated from the coding sequence ATGACTGAGAACTATGAACTTTTTACATTAATGGCCCGGATTGACGGTATGTCAAACCAGTTTACCAAGACTGACTGGAAAATCGTCCAGTATATTAAGAAGTCCACGGCCAAATTCATTGAACTGAGCGCCCAGGAGCTGGCAAAGGAAATCGGGACATCGGATGCCAGCATTATCCGCTTTGCTCAGAAAGTAGGATACTCCGGGCTTAATGAGTTAAAATATACCATGCAGAAGGAGATCGACAAAAGTTCTTCTTCCGTCAATCATTCCGACTACTCCACTCTGCTTAACGATAACAAGATGCTTTTGGACAGCCTGTTTAATCTCACAAACCCTTCGGACATCAACCATGCCAGGGAGCTTATGCTAAAATCCCAGCGTATTTTTATCGTTGGCCTGAATTTCAACCAGAATGTAGCAGAAATCATTGCCCACAAATTCATGACCATTGGACTTACGGTCCAGGCCCTGACCAATTATGATACCCTAAAGCTGTATCAGAGCCTGTCCAGGGAAAGCGACCTTTTTATCACCATCTCCCTTTCCGGCAATCACAAGCAGCTTTCCTCCATCCTGGCTGACTTTAAGAAAAACGGGAGCAGCATTCTGCTTGTCACCAATTACGAAAAGTCCCTCTGCTCTCCCTATGCGAACATAACACTTCTGGTCCCAAAAACAGACCTGCTCCACAGCAGCAACACCATTTCCAGGGAGATCCTCATCCTGGTTCTCTTTGACATGCTGTTCCATAACTTCCTCACAGAGGATGTGAAGTCCTTCCAGGCCTTCCAAAAGGCTGCCTCCTACTCTAAGCTGAGCGCGGCTGATGATACCAGGGATGGCCTTAGAAAGCTGATGGATCTGCTGTAA
- a CDS encoding tyrosine phenol-lyase yields the protein MDMMKFAPEPFKIKMVEPMGNLNKEERKEAIRTAGYNTFLLKSEECFIDLLTDSGTNAMSDRQWAGLMLGDEAYGGSRNFYHLEETVRELFGFKYVVPTHQGRGAENILSSLTIKPGDYVPGNMYFTTTRFHQEHNGATFRDVVIDEAHDPGAILDFKGNVDLNKFQALIDEVGADRIPYICLAVTVNLAGGQPVSMANIKAVSEMAHKYGIKVMFDATRCVENAYFIKTREKGYEDKTIKEIVHELFSYGDGCTMSGKKDCLTNIGGFLCMNDKDLYIRATGMVVQYEGMPTYGGMAGRDMEAMAIGLRESMEYNYISHRVNQIRYLGEKLDAAGVPMVKPSGGHAIFVDARAFLDHLDQKTDFPAQALAAAVYEFSGVRTMERGIVSAGRDIKTGENHVPKLETIRLTIPRRVYTYAHLDYVAEAIIQLYQMRHDISGLKWVYEPEVLRFFTGRFEPKNGELIKGF from the coding sequence ATGGATATGATGAAATTTGCACCGGAGCCTTTCAAAATCAAGATGGTAGAGCCTATGGGCAACTTAAACAAAGAAGAGAGAAAAGAAGCCATCAGGACAGCAGGATATAATACGTTCCTGTTAAAATCAGAGGAATGTTTTATTGACCTTCTGACAGATTCCGGAACAAATGCAATGAGTGACAGACAGTGGGCAGGACTGATGCTGGGTGACGAAGCTTACGGCGGATCCAGAAACTTTTACCATTTAGAGGAGACTGTGCGCGAACTCTTTGGATTCAAATATGTTGTTCCTACTCATCAGGGACGCGGCGCAGAGAACATTCTGTCTTCTCTTACCATTAAGCCGGGAGACTATGTACCTGGTAACATGTATTTCACCACAACCCGGTTCCATCAGGAACACAATGGAGCTACTTTCCGAGACGTGGTTATTGACGAAGCCCATGATCCAGGCGCAATTCTGGACTTCAAGGGCAATGTGGACTTAAATAAGTTCCAGGCTCTCATTGACGAAGTCGGTGCAGACAGGATCCCATATATCTGCCTTGCAGTCACTGTAAACCTGGCAGGCGGACAGCCGGTTTCCATGGCTAACATTAAGGCTGTGTCTGAGATGGCTCATAAGTATGGCATTAAGGTAATGTTCGATGCCACCAGATGTGTGGAGAACGCATATTTCATCAAGACAAGAGAAAAAGGCTATGAGGATAAGACCATTAAGGAGATTGTTCACGAATTGTTCTCCTACGGCGATGGCTGTACCATGTCCGGAAAAAAAGACTGCCTGACCAATATCGGCGGCTTCCTGTGCATGAATGATAAAGATTTATATATCCGTGCAACTGGAATGGTCGTACAGTATGAAGGCATGCCTACCTACGGCGGAATGGCAGGAAGAGATATGGAGGCCATGGCAATTGGCCTTAGAGAGTCAATGGAATACAACTACATCAGCCACCGCGTAAATCAGATCCGTTACCTTGGGGAAAAGCTGGACGCTGCAGGAGTTCCTATGGTTAAGCCCAGCGGCGGTCATGCAATTTTCGTAGATGCCCGTGCATTCTTAGATCATCTGGATCAGAAAACGGACTTCCCGGCTCAGGCTCTGGCAGCAGCTGTTTATGAGTTCTCCGGTGTCAGAACCATGGAACGCGGCATTGTCTCCGCAGGAAGAGACATTAAGACAGGAGAGAACCATGTGCCGAAGCTGGAGACAATCCGTCTGACCATTCCGAGAAGAGTTTATACATATGCACATCTGGACTATGTTGCTGAAGCAATAATCCAGCTGTATCAGATGAGGCATGACATCAGCGGTCTTAAATGGGTATATGAGCCAGAAGTTCTGCGCTTCTTTACCGGACGCTTTGAACCTAAGAATGGAGAGTTAATTAAAGGATTTTAA
- a CDS encoding alanine/glycine:cation symporter family protein, with translation MHLFEWLVFYIVKIVTALNKLLWGDMFILEFSNGETQFGISLLVILLIPAGLYFTVKTRFLPFRLFPEMIRATLRKKKGEDQNSISGLQALIIATATRVGMGNLAGVVAAISFGGAGAVFWMWVTAIIGSSTSFIESTLAQIYKEKDPLYGGYRGGPAYFMNRIRFITKVKHEDIFVKDVKKEAEYVAMDGNTYYIKGCKCTFLGIAFALSGLLCWAGISQVIGNSVSTAFKNAFGIPQITTTVVLVAVSACIVLRKNATVKVLDKVVPIMACAYIAITLFIIARNIVHLPAVFDSIFSQAFGLKPMVGGGMGAVVMNGVKRGLFSNEAGSGSAPCAAAAAEVDHPVTQGLIQSLGVFIDTLAICSCSAFLMLLAPAEVISGLEGMDLLQGAMNYHLGRFGVIFIAIILFLFSFSTFIGILYYARSNVAYIFKDTWAAQTGYKIFALVMLFVGGIAAYSFVWDLGDLGVGLMTIFNMLAIIPLSGQAIASLKDYEKNFLIKKNKNINILQEE, from the coding sequence ATGCATCTATTTGAATGGCTGGTGTTTTACATCGTAAAGATTGTAACGGCACTTAATAAACTGTTGTGGGGCGACATGTTTATTCTGGAATTTTCAAATGGTGAAACCCAGTTCGGCATATCATTGCTGGTAATCCTGCTGATTCCCGCAGGACTTTATTTCACCGTTAAAACAAGATTCCTGCCGTTCCGGCTTTTTCCTGAAATGATTCGGGCGACTTTGAGGAAAAAAAAGGGAGAGGATCAGAATTCCATCTCTGGTCTTCAGGCATTGATCATCGCCACGGCCACCCGCGTGGGTATGGGGAACCTGGCAGGCGTGGTAGCGGCCATTTCCTTTGGCGGCGCAGGCGCAGTATTCTGGATGTGGGTGACTGCCATTATAGGCTCGTCTACTTCATTCATTGAATCAACGCTGGCGCAGATTTACAAAGAAAAGGATCCTCTCTATGGAGGATACAGAGGCGGACCTGCCTATTTCATGAACCGGATCCGGTTTATTACAAAGGTGAAGCATGAAGATATCTTTGTAAAGGATGTAAAGAAGGAAGCAGAGTATGTGGCAATGGACGGCAACACCTATTACATAAAAGGATGCAAGTGCACATTCCTTGGAATTGCGTTTGCGCTCTCTGGTCTGCTTTGCTGGGCCGGTATCAGCCAGGTAATCGGAAATTCGGTTTCCACTGCCTTTAAAAATGCATTTGGCATTCCCCAGATCACCACGACAGTGGTTCTGGTTGCGGTTTCCGCATGCATTGTGCTCCGTAAGAATGCCACAGTGAAGGTACTGGATAAGGTTGTGCCGATTATGGCATGCGCTTATATTGCAATTACGCTTTTCATTATTGCCAGGAATATCGTTCATCTTCCGGCTGTGTTTGACAGCATCTTTTCCCAGGCATTTGGACTTAAGCCTATGGTAGGAGGAGGAATGGGAGCCGTTGTTATGAACGGAGTAAAGCGGGGACTTTTTTCAAATGAGGCCGGAAGCGGCTCCGCCCCCTGTGCAGCAGCGGCTGCCGAGGTGGATCATCCGGTAACGCAGGGGCTGATTCAGTCTCTGGGTGTTTTCATTGATACCCTGGCAATCTGCAGCTGTTCCGCATTTCTGATGCTTTTGGCACCGGCTGAGGTTATCAGCGGATTAGAGGGAATGGATCTTTTGCAGGGAGCTATGAACTATCACCTGGGTAGATTCGGAGTTATTTTTATCGCGATTATCCTGTTTCTGTTCAGCTTTTCCACATTTATTGGCATTCTGTACTATGCGCGCAGCAATGTGGCTTATATTTTCAAGGATACATGGGCAGCTCAGACAGGATATAAGATTTTTGCACTGGTGATGCTGTTTGTCGGCGGAATCGCTGCATATAGCTTTGTGTGGGATTTAGGAGACCTTGGTGTAGGGCTTATGACCATTTTCAATATGCTGGCAATCATTCCCTTATCAGGCCAGGCCATTGCATCCCTTAAGGATTACGAAAAGAATTTTTTAATTAAAAAAAATAAAAATATAAATATTTTGCAGGAGGAATAG
- a CDS encoding GntR family transcriptional regulator codes for MSTLVKMTLSEQIYNILKNEIMSGTIPLGSKITNRELQERFLVSSTPVRDTINKLYQDGLVKEVTKTGAQVISFDYGYATEINEFIAAISCVALKMTVAKGTDREVTKHLKEYLKKQTIAPDDDAYFDADFHFHKSFFDFCGNQFLKETYKRYNLLRFLLIKFAIRTAEDRSCSTKQHGDIVNAYSSGQFDLASQLLEQHYIHGLSLIKGYNP; via the coding sequence ATGAGTACTCTTGTGAAAATGACCTTAAGCGAACAGATATACAATATCCTAAAAAATGAGATCATGAGCGGAACCATTCCTCTGGGAAGCAAAATAACAAACAGAGAACTGCAGGAACGCTTTTTAGTTTCCTCCACACCGGTGCGGGATACCATCAACAAGCTTTATCAGGATGGCCTGGTAAAAGAGGTTACTAAAACAGGCGCCCAGGTGATCAGCTTTGACTATGGATATGCGACAGAAATCAATGAATTCATTGCGGCTATCTCCTGTGTAGCTCTCAAAATGACCGTTGCCAAGGGTACTGACAGGGAAGTGACAAAGCATTTGAAGGAATATTTAAAAAAGCAGACAATTGCTCCGGATGATGATGCCTACTTTGACGCAGACTTCCATTTTCATAAGTCATTTTTTGACTTCTGCGGCAATCAGTTCTTAAAAGAGACCTACAAAAGATACAATCTTCTCCGTTTCCTGCTGATAAAGTTTGCTATCCGCACAGCGGAAGACCGGTCCTGCTCCACCAAGCAGCACGGGGATATTGTCAATGCCTACAGCTCCGGCCAATTTGACCTTGCCTCCCAGCTTCTGGAGCAGCACTATATCCACGGCCTTTCGCTGATTAAAGGATACAATCCATAA
- a CDS encoding sodium:solute symporter family protein, with protein sequence MGANVVVTAIVIIYLLLMLWIGWYSSSKISTSTDFLVAGRRLGPLLMAGTLAATEIGGGSSLGVVQNGMSGFGLSASWYIITMGIAFAILSFIAPRFRAATVKTVPEYFRRRYNKSCGIITAVIMLLPLVGLTAGQFIASAVILSTMLGIDYQVAVIIVAVVVTVYSIMGGLWSVTLTDFVQVFLIVIGMIIAVPFALRFAGGWENVTANIPEGTLSMFQGYDLFGIISLIIMYTATFSVGQEAVSRFYAAKDEKAAKGGAWLAALINFIYAFIPTILGVITLALMNMGKFNSEQFAEVGARYALPILAINTMPAVVCGLLFSGIISATMSSSDSDLLGAGSIFSNDIYKAVLKPDASSQSVMRVTKIVMCLVGVASMFIALFNTQSIVSILMFCFTLRAAGSFFPYVMGHYWKKASSAGTIASLIAGTIVVVYLEHISGGVLFGVKFSQPIIPGLIAGLIGFIIFSFAMPPKNETTELVPEEDD encoded by the coding sequence ATGGGAGCAAATGTTGTTGTTACTGCTATTGTTATCATTTATCTGCTGCTCATGCTGTGGATCGGTTGGTATTCATCCTCCAAGATTTCTACCAGTACAGACTTTCTGGTGGCTGGACGCCGCCTTGGGCCGCTTCTCATGGCCGGAACGCTGGCTGCTACGGAAATCGGCGGGGGAAGTTCCCTTGGAGTGGTGCAGAACGGGATGTCAGGCTTTGGACTCAGTGCTTCCTGGTACATAATCACCATGGGGATCGCATTTGCCATTTTAAGCTTTATTGCGCCCCGGTTCAGGGCTGCAACGGTTAAGACGGTACCGGAATATTTCCGAAGGCGTTATAATAAGTCCTGCGGCATCATTACGGCTGTTATCATGCTTTTGCCCCTGGTAGGGCTTACGGCGGGACAGTTTATTGCATCAGCGGTTATTTTGTCCACCATGCTGGGCATAGATTACCAGGTGGCAGTCATCATCGTGGCGGTAGTGGTAACGGTCTACTCCATTATGGGAGGCTTATGGAGTGTTACCCTGACGGACTTTGTCCAGGTGTTTCTCATTGTTATCGGAATGATCATTGCAGTACCTTTTGCGCTCCGGTTTGCAGGAGGCTGGGAAAATGTGACGGCTAATATTCCGGAGGGAACCTTAAGCATGTTCCAGGGCTATGATTTATTCGGAATCATTTCCCTTATCATCATGTACACAGCTACATTCTCCGTGGGGCAGGAGGCGGTATCCCGTTTTTATGCGGCCAAGGATGAGAAGGCAGCAAAAGGCGGAGCCTGGCTGGCAGCCCTTATCAACTTCATCTATGCCTTTATTCCCACAATTCTGGGAGTCATTACCCTGGCACTGATGAATATGGGGAAATTTAATTCTGAGCAGTTTGCAGAGGTGGGAGCCAGATATGCGCTTCCGATCCTGGCAATCAACACCATGCCAGCAGTGGTCTGCGGACTTTTGTTTTCCGGCATTATCTCAGCAACCATGTCAAGTTCGGATTCCGATCTTTTGGGAGCAGGGTCCATCTTCTCCAATGATATTTATAAGGCCGTGTTAAAGCCGGATGCTTCCAGCCAGTCTGTCATGAGAGTCACAAAAATCGTTATGTGTCTGGTAGGCGTGGCCTCCATGTTCATTGCCCTGTTTAATACCCAGAGCATCGTATCCATTCTCATGTTTTGCTTTACCCTTCGGGCTGCAGGCTCGTTCTTCCCTTATGTTATGGGGCATTACTGGAAAAAGGCGTCATCAGCGGGAACCATTGCTTCTCTCATAGCAGGAACCATTGTGGTAGTATATTTAGAGCATATTTCCGGAGGCGTGCTGTTTGGAGTCAAATTCAGCCAGCCCATTATACCGGGGCTGATCGCGGGGCTGATTGGATTTATTATTTTCTCCTTTGCCATGCCGCCTAAGAATGAGACTACGGAGCTGGTCCCGGAGGAGGATGACTGA
- a CDS encoding LytR/AlgR family response regulator transcription factor, producing the protein MLRIAICDDSREDRKRILDFVRDYYKKHDMDAQIDDFETAGTLLSAEETYDIYLLDVIMPDMTGIEAAKRLVKKKEAPVIIFITSSLESAVDGYRVNASGFVLKPLAEKDFEETLKRVMEQNFKSREAAISIIHNRVPMELKLSRILYFENRLHRVYIVLKNGEVLSIHQKLNELQEELKPQTCFLRCHQSYIVNLNHVEALEATGFVMTNGDMVPVSRNFYKECKYVYYHFQLK; encoded by the coding sequence ATGCTGCGTATTGCCATCTGTGACGACAGCAGAGAGGACAGGAAGAGGATTCTTGACTTTGTGCGCGACTACTATAAAAAGCATGATATGGATGCTCAGATTGATGATTTTGAAACCGCCGGAACATTGCTTTCCGCGGAAGAAACCTATGACATCTATCTTCTGGATGTCATCATGCCTGACATGACCGGCATTGAAGCCGCCAAAAGGCTGGTGAAAAAGAAAGAAGCTCCTGTAATCATATTCATCACCTCATCCTTAGAATCCGCCGTAGACGGTTACCGGGTCAATGCTTCAGGCTTTGTCTTAAAGCCCCTGGCGGAAAAGGATTTTGAGGAAACCTTAAAACGGGTCATGGAACAAAACTTTAAATCCAGGGAAGCTGCGATTTCCATCATACATAACCGGGTTCCCATGGAGCTTAAGCTAAGCCGGATCCTGTACTTTGAAAACAGGCTGCACCGGGTCTACATTGTCCTTAAAAACGGGGAGGTTCTTTCCATCCACCAAAAGCTCAATGAGCTTCAGGAGGAATTAAAGCCTCAGACCTGCTTTCTCCGCTGCCACCAAAGCTATATTGTAAACTTGAACCACGTGGAAGCTTTGGAAGCCACGGGCTTTGTGATGACAAACGGGGATATGGTCCCTGTTTCCCGCAATTTTTACAAGGAATGCAAATACGTTTACTATCATTTTCAATTGAAGTGA
- a CDS encoding GHKL domain-containing protein, producing the protein MNEAACNVILNLINLAVRMMPIFVCLEPKRKNRENIAAVSVYLWVIMVSLQSLFHIREPVFLFVQGIFSCLFFLLLLIFFNGELIKKVFLYLSAWLFAVLSMSLNEFAASVLGKSIFLSYSQICVIVSFLSACGFYIFVRYWLKDRTGQLFIQLSRRSHLLLAAYPAISLAISLFGTSTIFSRESLAKRGFEDVVFYLAFCTMILVLYVMILDGTLEAVSRKKTEEELIFARQLIGKQREHYNQMLEHADELRIIRHDFRHHIHALLHMDKDQQRKYLLDLNKELDTPKEQNYCENPAVNQVLQEYGTRCQENQIEFVASLDISAHIPIDDLTLCIVIGNLMENSMEACLKLKENRFIHLQARWMQDHLMMLAENSYNGQIRESGGKLLSSKQDGGLGLLSIRRILNRPGDDFDICFNDTTFTAMVNIMDRSGI; encoded by the coding sequence ATGAACGAAGCAGCATGTAATGTTATATTAAATCTGATCAATCTGGCAGTCCGCATGATGCCTATTTTTGTCTGTCTGGAGCCAAAAAGGAAGAACCGGGAAAACATCGCGGCAGTATCCGTTTATCTCTGGGTCATCATGGTATCCCTCCAATCTCTGTTTCACATCAGGGAACCGGTGTTTCTCTTCGTCCAGGGGATCTTCTCCTGCCTCTTTTTTCTCCTTCTTCTCATATTTTTTAACGGAGAGCTGATAAAAAAGGTATTTCTTTACTTATCCGCCTGGCTTTTTGCAGTCTTATCCATGTCATTAAACGAGTTTGCCGCCTCGGTTTTGGGAAAATCCATATTCCTTTCCTACAGTCAGATCTGCGTCATCGTTTCCTTCCTGTCCGCCTGCGGATTTTATATTTTTGTCCGTTACTGGCTAAAGGATAGGACCGGTCAGCTTTTTATCCAGCTGTCCAGACGCTCCCATCTGCTCCTTGCCGCGTATCCGGCTATTTCCCTGGCCATTTCCCTGTTTGGCACCTCCACCATCTTTTCCAGAGAATCCCTTGCAAAAAGAGGGTTTGAAGATGTGGTTTTCTATCTTGCCTTCTGCACCATGATCCTGGTGCTTTATGTCATGATCCTGGACGGCACCCTGGAAGCTGTATCCAGAAAGAAAACAGAGGAAGAGCTTATATTTGCCAGGCAGCTCATCGGAAAGCAGAGAGAGCATTACAACCAGATGCTGGAACATGCAGATGAGCTTCGGATCATCCGCCACGATTTCAGGCACCATATCCACGCCCTTCTCCATATGGACAAAGATCAGCAGAGAAAATACTTACTTGATCTAAACAAGGAGTTAGATACCCCAAAAGAGCAAAATTACTGTGAAAATCCTGCCGTCAACCAGGTCCTTCAGGAATACGGCACCCGCTGCCAGGAAAACCAGATCGAATTCGTGGCAAGTCTGGATATATCCGCCCACATCCCAATCGATGACTTAACTCTTTGCATTGTCATCGGCAATCTTATGGAAAACTCCATGGAAGCCTGCTTAAAGCTTAAGGAAAACCGCTTTATCCATTTGCAGGCAAGGTGGATGCAGGATCATCTCATGATGCTTGCGGAAAATTCCTACAACGGCCAGATCAGAGAAAGCGGAGGAAAGCTTTTGTCCAGCAAACAGGATGGAGGCCTGGGGCTGTTAAGCATCCGCAGGATATTAAACCGGCCGGGAGATGACTTTGACATATGCTTTAACGATACCACCTTTACGGCCATGGTAAATATCATGGACCGCTCCGGCATCTGA
- a CDS encoding BadF/BadG/BcrA/BcrD ATPase family protein — translation MKYYAGLDIGGTVARMKIESAEGKVIGEFYGAGGTMNTDGFKLCNEKYRSLILPVLEENHLKAEDCIKVCVAASGIDSKRQEEECRRSFMEMGFKQESITVHNDCEIFLHMSSGPAIVLVSGTGSIAFARGESGEIVRCGGWGHVLSDEGSGFHMGMKVIRAAANHIDGRQKCPVLYQLFSEKSGLTTLDEINGFVNDRLMEKSEIASYAILAEKACDMGEEAGSEILKECRDELLTLVRDVYYKAGLYKYEGEKPVELWFWGSVLLKNKIMGTELSLVIHSEFPRIIMKRPAFSALDTALILAKG, via the coding sequence ATGAAATACTATGCTGGTTTAGACATAGGCGGAACGGTTGCACGAATGAAGATCGAGTCCGCTGAGGGCAAAGTCATTGGAGAGTTTTATGGTGCGGGAGGTACCATGAATACAGATGGATTTAAGCTGTGCAATGAAAAATACCGCAGCCTGATTCTGCCTGTCCTGGAGGAAAATCATTTGAAGGCAGAAGACTGTATCAAGGTTTGCGTTGCCGCCAGCGGAATTGATTCCAAAAGGCAGGAAGAGGAATGCAGAAGATCTTTTATGGAAATGGGGTTTAAACAGGAAAGCATAACAGTCCATAATGATTGTGAAATTTTTCTTCATATGTCCTCCGGACCGGCCATTGTGCTGGTAAGCGGTACCGGCTCCATCGCATTTGCAAGAGGGGAATCCGGGGAGATTGTTCGCTGCGGAGGCTGGGGACATGTACTCAGTGATGAGGGAAGCGGTTTTCACATGGGGATGAAGGTAATAAGAGCGGCTGCCAATCATATTGACGGAAGGCAGAAGTGTCCTGTGCTGTATCAGTTGTTTTCAGAGAAAAGCGGCTTAACAACATTAGATGAGATCAATGGTTTTGTCAATGACAGGCTTATGGAGAAGTCGGAAATTGCCTCTTATGCAATCCTTGCAGAAAAGGCCTGTGATATGGGTGAGGAAGCAGGATCAGAGATTCTTAAGGAGTGCAGGGATGAACTGCTGACTCTTGTCAGAGATGTTTATTATAAGGCCGGACTTTACAAGTATGAGGGAGAAAAGCCTGTGGAATTATGGTTCTGGGGAAGTGTGCTGTTAAAAAATAAGATAATGGGAACGGAATTGTCTTTAGTCATTCATAGTGAATTTCCCAGGATCATCATGAAACGTCCCGCATTCTCAGCGCTGGATACGGCTTTGATACTGGCCAAAGGTTAA